A DNA window from Solanum lycopersicum chromosome 3, SLM_r2.1 contains the following coding sequences:
- the LOC101249155 gene encoding uncharacterized protein has product MVLVEEFFEILERPTIGAVFVEIMVFLGPVWIAFLLGITVGWIWKPKWAAWKNCKFDFSLPSSPSASVPSTSKPQGFHSDEAPTPSFASYVDAGSEIEQFDSGPSRLNTLPISDEDLDHLWHLVERKDGGPTWKQMMDHSTSNMSYQAWQRHLETGPPQYCSRTVYEDATPELLRDFFGDDEFRVKWDDMLVHAETVEECPTTGTMVVHWVRKFPFFCSDREYIFARRIWEAGRSYYCVTKGVPCPNISRKDKPRRVDLYYSSWFIQAVESREGNGQLTACEVLLFHHEDMGIPWEIAKFGVRQGMWGAVRKIERGLRSYQRSRASNAKISHCALMAQVNTKIDPEYLKSMDGNEESSGTEIEVLPAKCEGNINIPKLLIIGGALVVACTLDQGIIPKTFLFNVAKRFGNIGKKASPRP; this is encoded by the exons ATGGTGTTAGTTGAGGAATTTTTCGAGATTCTTGAAAGACCCACCATAGGTGCAGTATTTGTAGAGATTATGGTGTTTCTTGGTCCTGTTTGGATTGCATTTCTTTTGGGTATTACCGTCGGATGGATTTGGAAACCTAAATGGGCTGCATGGAAGAATtgtaaatttgatttttcactACCTTCATCCCCCTCTGCTTCGGTTCCTTCTACCTCCAAACCCCAGGGTTTTCACTCCGACGAGGCTCCTACCCCTAGTTTTGCTTCTTATGTGGATGCTGGCTCAGAGATTGAACAATTTGACAGTGG tccATCAAGGTTGAATACTTTACCAATATCAGATGAAGATTTGGATCATTTGTGGCATCTTGTTGAGAGGAAAGATGGAGGCCCTACGTGGAAACAAATGATGGATCATTCCACCTCTAATATGAGCTATCAAGCGTGGCAGCGTCACCTGGAG ACTGGTCCCCCTCAATATTGCAGCCGAACTGTGTATGAGGATGCAACACCTGAGTTATTGAGGGACTTTTTTGGGGATGATGAGTTTCGAGTGAAGTGGGATGACATGCTTGTACATGCTGAAACGGTAGAAGAGTGCCCCACAACAGGAACAATGGTAGTGCACTGGGTTCGAAAA TTCCCCTTTTTCTGCAGCGACAGAGAATATATATTTGCTCGTCGAATATGGGAGGCAGGAAGGTCATATTATTGTGTAACAAAG GGAGTGCCATGTCCTAATATTTCTAGGAAGGACAAACCAAGACGTGTTGACCTGTACTATTCAAGTTGGTTCATTCAAGCTG TTGAATCAAGGGAAGGAAATGGCCAGCTGACTGCATGTGAGGTTCTTCTCTTCCATCACGAAGATATGGGCATCCCATGGGAAATCGCAAAATTTGGGGTGAGGCAAGGTATGTGGGGGGCTGTACGAAAGATTGAACGTGGACTTCGTTCCTACCAGAGATCAAGAGCATCTAACGCGAAGATCTCTCACTGTGCTTTGATGGCCCAagtaaatacaaaaattgatccaGAATACTTGAAGTCAATGGATGGGAATGAGGAATCATCAGGGACTGAGATAGAGGTTTTACCTGCAAAATGCGAGGGCAATATAAACATACCAAAGCTACTCATCATTGGTGGAGCTTTGGTTGTTGCTTGTACTCTTGACCAAGGAATCATACCCAAGACATTTTTGTTTAATGTAGCGAAAAGGTTTGGAAATATAGGGAAAAAAGCTAGTCCAAGGCCATGA
- the LOC101248852 gene encoding uncharacterized protein LOC101248852 — MKMIMSIFSSFDALSAEIFGLKVTPSWAPATSDNKQQQGLLSHRKTAASPTSNSSTAELNKAGEAAPAQQRRRPRFAPELDGLHCFETILPY, encoded by the coding sequence ATGAAGATGATTATGTCAATTTTCAGTTCCTTTGATGCTCTCTCCGCTGAGATCTTTGGCCTAAAGGTGACCCCTTCTTGGGCACCGGCCACTTCTgacaacaaacaacaacaaggTCTGCTATCCCATCGCAAGACCGCCGCTTCTCCGACGTCTAATTCCTCAACCGCTGAACTCAACAAGGCTGGAGAGGCGGCACCGGCGCAGCAAAGGAGGAGGCCGAGGTTTGCTCCGGAATTGGATGGGCTCCACTGTTTCGAAACAATTCTTCCCTATTGA